In a genomic window of Macrobrachium rosenbergii isolate ZJJX-2024 chromosome 44, ASM4041242v1, whole genome shotgun sequence:
- the LOC136829190 gene encoding cuticle protein AM1159-like, with the protein MKLIVLAAVVFVASAAPSLYTDADRERDNQAAIVKDDRLSEDDGRYNVDVETANGIVLSQSGSPVGESGAIGSAGQYRYTAPDGTIVEMKYVANENGFQPESPFLPVAPEFPHPIPQFVLDQIAFAAEQEARRGREGDSSSRYE; encoded by the exons ATGAAATTG ATTGTGCTCGCCGCTGTTGTGTTCGTGGCCTCTGCCGCCCCCTCCTTGTACACCGACGCCGACAGGGAGAGAGACAACCAGGCGGCCATCGTGAAAGACGATCGCCTCAGCGAGGACGACGGAAGGTACAACGTCGACGTCGAAACTGCCAACGGCATCGTGCTCTCCCAGTCCGGGTCTCCAGTTGGAGAATCCGGAGCGATTGGCAGCGCCGGGCAATACAG ATACACAGCTCCCGACGGCACCATCGTGGAAATGAAGTACGTCGCCAACGAGAACGGCTTCCAGCCTGAGTCACCCTTCCTCCCAGTGGCTCCCGAATTCCCCCACCCGATTCCCCAGTTCGTTCTCGATCAGATCGCCTTCGCTGCTGAGCAAGAAGCTCGTCGAGGCCGCGAGGGAGACTCGTCCTCCAGATACGAATGA